From the Bacteroidales bacterium genome, one window contains:
- a CDS encoding helix-turn-helix domain-containing protein encodes MSSNIEVQRICEYCGKEFTARTTKTRFCSHHCNRRAYKKNLKKTKIEISNNETRQIIIKPIEELKTKPFLSISETCLLLGISRRTIYRLLEQNKFSASKIGKRIIIKRTEIDNLLTKNKI; translated from the coding sequence ATGAGTTCAAATATTGAGGTACAAAGAATTTGCGAATATTGTGGAAAAGAATTTACAGCTCGAACCACAAAAACACGCTTTTGCTCTCATCATTGCAACAGGAGAGCATATAAAAAAAATCTAAAAAAAACAAAAATTGAAATAAGTAATAATGAAACCAGGCAAATAATTATAAAACCTATTGAAGAGCTAAAAACAAAGCCATTTTTAAGTATTTCTGAAACATGTTTACTTTTAGGTATTAGCAGACGAACAATTTATCGTCTGCTTGAACAAAACAAATTTTCAGCATCTAAAATAGGAAAAAGAATAATTATTAAAAGAACTGAAATTGATAATTTACTTACTAAAAATAAAATATAA
- a CDS encoding site-specific integrase, translated as MATKVKLRQKPITGKRHSLYLDFYPPIQHHKTGEPTRRAFLGLYIFDKPRKPIDKQHNKETLKLAEQIRQKRENNINKPEIYSGYEKEQLKIKERSEQNFVEYFKILADKRKASNHDNWVSAYNYLNSFTKGKLKFAELNEKFCNDFKEHLLTTKSNKSSKTTLSQNSALSYFNKLKASLKQAFKDGYLQINLNAKVEPIKEMETQRNFLTLEELNQLVKTECKNPLIKRAALFSALTGLRFCDIQKLVWGELEYIEGNGYFIQFKQQKTQGVEMMPISEQAYLLLGERGQPKDRVFEGLTYSAHENKYLFQWLGAAGITKDITFHCFRHTFATLQLSKGTDIYTVSKMLGHRDIKTTQVYAKIIDKTKRDAADKIKLIF; from the coding sequence ATGGCTACAAAAGTAAAGTTAAGACAAAAACCAATTACAGGAAAAAGACATAGCTTGTATCTTGATTTTTATCCGCCAATACAACACCACAAAACAGGTGAGCCAACAAGAAGGGCGTTTTTGGGATTATATATTTTTGATAAGCCAAGAAAACCCATTGATAAGCAACATAACAAAGAAACATTAAAACTTGCAGAGCAAATAAGACAAAAAAGAGAAAACAATATTAATAAACCTGAAATATATTCAGGATATGAAAAAGAACAATTAAAAATTAAAGAAAGAAGCGAACAAAATTTTGTTGAATATTTTAAAATATTAGCAGATAAACGCAAAGCATCAAACCACGACAATTGGGTTTCGGCATATAATTACCTCAACTCATTCACAAAAGGAAAATTAAAGTTTGCTGAACTCAACGAGAAATTTTGTAACGACTTTAAAGAACATCTTCTAACAACCAAAAGCAATAAGAGCAGTAAAACAACACTTTCTCAAAATTCTGCTTTATCATATTTTAATAAGTTGAAAGCATCTTTAAAGCAAGCATTCAAGGACGGCTATTTACAAATCAATTTAAACGCAAAGGTAGAGCCAATAAAAGAAATGGAAACACAAAGAAACTTTTTAACTTTGGAAGAACTAAACCAGCTTGTAAAAACCGAATGTAAAAATCCATTAATAAAAAGAGCGGCACTATTTTCAGCATTAACCGGTTTGCGTTTTTGTGATATACAAAAACTTGTTTGGGGAGAATTAGAATACATTGAAGGTAATGGATATTTTATTCAATTCAAACAACAAAAAACACAAGGCGTTGAGATGATGCCAATTTCTGAACAGGCATATCTTTTACTTGGTGAACGTGGGCAACCTAAGGACAGAGTATTTGAGGGACTAACTTATTCGGCACACGAAAACAAATATCTTTTTCAATGGCTTGGAGCCGCAGGAATTACAAAAGACATTACTTTTCATTGTTTTAGACATACATTTGCTACATTACAATTAAGCAAAGGAACTGACATTTATACAGTTTCCAAAATGCTTGGTCATAGAGATATAAAAACTACTCAAGTGTATGCAAAAATTATTGACAAAACAAAACGTGATGCAGCTGATAAAATAAAATTAATTTTTTAA
- a CDS encoding helix-turn-helix domain-containing protein, with product MQKITFDQLPQAVEELNEKLTNIEKLLLSNSNQNQKEEDELLTVQQAAHLLCLSVPTIYGLVQRSEIPVCKRSKRLYFSKQELYNWIKSARRKTNSEISVDADNYLKHQSK from the coding sequence ATGCAAAAAATAACATTCGACCAATTACCTCAAGCTGTTGAAGAGCTTAACGAAAAGCTCACAAACATTGAAAAACTTTTGCTTTCTAATAGCAATCAGAATCAGAAAGAAGAAGATGAGCTATTAACAGTACAACAAGCAGCTCATTTGTTGTGTCTTTCTGTTCCTACTATTTATGGATTAGTCCAACGTTCAGAGATTCCTGTATGCAAACGCTCAAAGCGTTTATATTTCTCGAAACAAGAATTGTATAATTGGATTAAATCAGCACGACGAAAAACTAATTCCGAAATTTCCGTTGATGCTGATAATTACCTGAAACACCAATCAAAATAA